The following are encoded together in the Bacteroidales bacterium MB20-C3-3 genome:
- the serS gene encoding serine--tRNA ligase yields MLNIRLLREQPDYVTERLRVKNFDAAEIIRRINTLDVARRNSQTELDNILSEQNTLAKEIGALMKSGKRDEAEVAKSRVASLKEESKSLEERMNRSADELNELLVQLPNLPHSSVPAGKSAEDNLNVKEGGALPHLVDAIPHWELAKKYDIIDFDLGVKLTGAGFPVYKGKGARIQRALISYFLDVNTKAGYTEVQPPLMVNEASGFGTGQLPDKGEQMYHVGLDNFYLIPTAEVPVTNIFRDVILSAAELPVKVTAYTPCFRREAGSYGKDVRGLNRLHQFDKVEIVQISHPDNSYEALEGMVAHVESLVKSLGLPYRILRLCGGDMSFTSALTYDFEVYSAAQQRWLEVSSVSNFESFQSNRLKLRFKDENGKPALAHTLNGSSLALPRILAAILENNQSPEGIKVPEVLRDYCGFDIID; encoded by the coding sequence ATGTTAAACATTAGACTTTTAAGAGAGCAGCCTGATTATGTAACAGAGAGGCTGCGTGTAAAAAACTTTGATGCTGCTGAAATTATCAGGAGAATTAATACCCTTGATGTTGCAAGAAGGAATTCACAAACAGAACTTGACAATATTCTCTCGGAACAGAATACACTTGCGAAGGAGATTGGAGCTCTTATGAAGTCCGGTAAAAGAGATGAGGCCGAGGTTGCCAAGAGCAGGGTTGCCTCTTTGAAGGAGGAGTCAAAATCTCTCGAGGAGAGAATGAACAGATCTGCCGATGAGTTAAATGAGTTATTGGTTCAGCTGCCAAATCTACCCCATTCATCTGTGCCGGCAGGAAAGAGCGCAGAGGATAATTTGAATGTAAAAGAGGGTGGGGCTTTACCTCATCTTGTTGACGCTATCCCTCACTGGGAACTTGCAAAGAAATACGATATTATTGATTTTGACCTTGGCGTGAAATTGACCGGAGCCGGATTCCCTGTCTATAAGGGTAAAGGAGCCAGGATACAGAGGGCACTTATTTCATATTTTCTGGATGTTAACACAAAAGCGGGTTATACAGAGGTTCAGCCCCCTCTTATGGTTAACGAAGCTTCAGGTTTTGGTACAGGTCAGCTTCCGGATAAAGGAGAGCAGATGTACCATGTCGGGTTGGATAATTTCTATCTTATTCCTACAGCAGAGGTGCCTGTTACAAATATCTTCAGAGATGTGATACTTTCAGCTGCTGAACTTCCCGTAAAAGTAACAGCCTACACTCCTTGTTTCAGAAGAGAGGCCGGATCTTACGGAAAGGATGTCAGGGGACTTAACAGATTGCATCAGTTTGACAAGGTGGAGATTGTCCAGATTTCACACCCTGATAACTCATACGAAGCATTGGAGGGAATGGTTGCCCATGTTGAAAGTTTGGTAAAATCACTGGGGCTTCCATACAGAATTCTTAGACTTTGCGGAGGTGATATGAGCTTTACATCCGCTTTGACATACGATTTTGAGGTTTACTCCGCAGCTCAGCAAAGGTGGCTTGAGGTTAGTTCTGTTTCAAATTTTGAGTCGTTCCAGTCTAACAGGCTTAAATTGCGCTTTAAAGACGAAAATGGTAAACCGGCTCTTGCTCATACATTAAACGGGAGCTCTCTTGCACTTCCAAGAATTCTTGCAGCCATTCTTGAAAATAATCAGTCCCCTGAAGGAATAAAAGTACCTGAGGTTCTCAGGGATTACTGCGGATTTGATATAATTGACTGA
- a CDS encoding 4Fe-4S binding protein, with protein MAYKISEDCTACGTCIDECPVEAISPGDIYKIDPDICSDCGSCADVCPVGAISPA; from the coding sequence ATGGCTTACAAAATTTCAGAAGATTGCACCGCTTGCGGTACATGTATTGATGAGTGTCCGGTTGAAGCTATCTCTCCCGGCGATATCTATAAAATTGATCCGGATATCTGTTCAGATTGCGGTTCATGTGCAGATGTTTGCCCAGTAGGTGCTATTAGCCCGGCTTAA
- a CDS encoding DUF1573 domain-containing protein: MRVIRIFRPFAILVLLLFTLTSAAQNNINGIIEFNKQVHDFGDITLSSGKHKYSFTFRNVSKIPIVIQTVISSCGCTTPVWTRNPVKPGESGKIEVTFLNDQGPYPFDKALTVYVSGVNRPIILRIKGVVHEKAKSLSQLFPYKIGELSFRGSFADIGQIAQGDTKRESITVANTGGRPLRIGFTNLPDGLRMSANPAILGPGKKGEINIELDTKAEKRWGSVNLSGELVLDGNSISSPKFEVRARILDNFSSLTDEEVDQAPLPMTDNNVYAYGSVKPGTKIQHTFEIRNLGRKPLTLYKYESNFEGVSVTHPTTIAPGASGKAVVVAITGSETGDKLYQITFITNSPGRPAFSLLLSGAVIR; the protein is encoded by the coding sequence ATGAGAGTAATAAGAATTTTCAGACCATTTGCCATTCTTGTACTGCTCTTGTTTACATTGACATCTGCAGCACAGAACAACATAAACGGCATTATTGAATTCAATAAACAGGTGCACGATTTTGGCGACATAACGCTAAGTTCCGGGAAGCACAAATACTCGTTTACATTCAGAAATGTTTCAAAGATACCTATTGTAATACAGACAGTAATTTCATCCTGTGGCTGTACTACTCCTGTATGGACCAGAAACCCCGTTAAACCGGGCGAGAGCGGGAAAATAGAGGTGACATTTCTTAATGACCAGGGCCCATATCCGTTTGACAAAGCTCTTACGGTATATGTGAGCGGGGTAAACAGGCCAATTATACTAAGAATTAAAGGGGTTGTCCACGAAAAGGCCAAATCACTCTCTCAGCTTTTCCCATATAAGATTGGAGAGCTCTCCTTCAGAGGCAGTTTTGCCGATATCGGTCAGATTGCACAGGGGGATACAAAGAGGGAGAGCATAACAGTAGCAAACACCGGAGGAAGGCCATTAAGAATAGGGTTCACAAACCTACCCGACGGACTCAGGATGTCTGCAAATCCCGCAATACTAGGCCCGGGCAAAAAGGGTGAAATTAATATTGAACTTGACACAAAAGCAGAGAAGAGATGGGGATCAGTAAATCTGTCTGGAGAATTAGTACTCGACGGAAATAGCATATCATCACCAAAATTTGAGGTAAGAGCAAGAATTCTTGACAACTTCTCATCTTTGACAGATGAAGAGGTTGATCAGGCACCCCTTCCAATGACAGACAACAATGTCTATGCATACGGAAGCGTTAAGCCTGGAACAAAAATTCAGCACACATTTGAGATCCGCAATCTTGGCCGCAAACCACTTACTCTCTACAAGTACGAATCTAACTTTGAAGGAGTTTCTGTCACACATCCCACTACAATAGCTCCCGGTGCCTCCGGTAAAGCCGTAGTAGTAGCGATTACCGGCAGTGAGACCGGAGACAAACTCTATCAAATAACTTTTATAACCAACTCTCCGGGAAGACCGGCCTTTAGCCTTCTCCTCTCAGGAGCAGTAATAAGATAA
- the meaB gene encoding methylmalonyl Co-A mutase-associated GTPase MeaB, translating to MQDKNHINHDSALIVNEGIEQPPIVNPYIGNFYKKNRVKNLSIDEYVTGIQQGNISVLSQAITLVESNRHEHRIMATEILERCQTHKNESMRIGITGVPGAGKSTFIEAFGGMITSLGHKLAVLAIDPSSERSKGSILGDKTRMETLCSDPNAFIRPSPSGGSLGGVARKTRESIALCEAAGFDVIFIETVGVGQSETTVHSMSDFFLLLMLAGAGDELQGIKRGIMEMSDLIAITKADGSNIDKATLAKALYSNALHLFPPSESGWIPTALTSSSVTKSGLKEILEKIEEYFKMAKANGYYYKKRKEQSRFWMYETINEGLRDRFFENREVLSKLSHYEVEVMEGRLGSFAAAAELLNIYKNNI from the coding sequence ATGCAGGATAAGAACCACATAAATCACGACAGTGCACTTATAGTAAACGAAGGGATAGAGCAACCCCCTATTGTTAACCCGTATATTGGTAACTTCTACAAAAAAAACAGAGTTAAAAACCTCTCCATTGATGAATATGTTACCGGAATCCAACAGGGCAATATTTCCGTTCTGAGCCAGGCAATAACACTTGTTGAGAGCAACAGGCATGAACACAGGATAATGGCGACAGAGATTCTTGAAAGATGCCAGACCCACAAAAATGAATCAATGAGGATCGGTATCACAGGGGTTCCGGGAGCCGGGAAAAGCACCTTTATTGAGGCCTTTGGAGGCATGATCACCTCTTTGGGCCATAAACTTGCAGTCCTGGCAATTGACCCAAGTTCTGAAAGGAGCAAGGGTTCCATTTTAGGCGATAAAACCAGGATGGAGACACTATGCTCAGACCCCAATGCATTTATCAGACCAAGTCCCAGCGGAGGATCTCTGGGCGGGGTTGCAAGAAAAACAAGAGAGAGCATTGCACTTTGTGAGGCAGCCGGATTTGATGTTATTTTTATTGAGACAGTAGGTGTAGGGCAATCAGAGACCACAGTCCACTCTATGAGTGATTTCTTTTTACTTTTAATGCTTGCAGGGGCAGGAGATGAGCTTCAGGGTATTAAAAGGGGGATTATGGAGATGTCTGACCTTATTGCCATTACAAAGGCCGATGGTAGCAACATCGATAAAGCCACTTTGGCAAAAGCTCTCTATTCAAATGCTCTTCATCTTTTTCCGCCATCTGAGTCAGGCTGGATTCCTACAGCATTGACATCATCCTCAGTTACTAAATCAGGATTAAAGGAGATTCTGGAAAAAATTGAAGAGTACTTTAAGATGGCTAAGGCAAACGGCTACTACTATAAAAAAAGAAAAGAGCAGTCCCGTTTCTGGATGTATGAAACAATTAACGAAGGACTCAGGGACAGATTTTTTGAAAACAGGGAGGTACTCTCCAAGCTTTCACATTACGAAGTTGAAGTAATGGAGGGGAGGCTTGGATCATTTGCAGCCGCCGCAGAACTGCTTAACATCTACAAAAACAATATATGA
- a CDS encoding putative manganese transporter: MNIIFEALKNSILITGLVMVMMLLIEYINIRSHGESFNKLKKSPVKQVFLAALLGLVPGCIGGFAVVSLFTHNLLSFGSLVAMMIASSGDEAFVMMAMIPKTAIILFIILFIIGVAAGILVDKVYKGDKRPFAPEEFKLHDECCHEKHDHTSHHPVKETKRSMTRERIIIMAGIAIFIVAVFAGILEHDHASHAAETVTVTTSDVHIHDHDGDHNHLHDHDHAIADAEHSHQSFDIFSERWMNLLFAGVSIFLLFLTARAGDHFIREHLWGHVVKKHFKSIFLWTFGALLIIHFGMQFLDIEHWLRDNIILMILLAVLIGIIPESGPHMVFITLFAGGLIPFSVLLASSIAQDGHTALPLLAESKKGFVLAKAINITIGFVIGLAVHLAGF; encoded by the coding sequence ATGAACATAATATTTGAGGCTCTTAAAAACAGCATCCTTATTACCGGACTTGTTATGGTAATGATGTTGCTCATAGAATACATCAATATTCGCTCGCATGGCGAGTCATTTAACAAACTAAAAAAATCTCCCGTAAAACAGGTATTTCTTGCAGCTCTGCTTGGACTTGTACCAGGATGCATCGGAGGTTTTGCCGTGGTATCACTATTTACCCATAACTTGTTAAGTTTTGGCTCATTGGTAGCTATGATGATAGCATCATCTGGAGACGAAGCATTCGTTATGATGGCAATGATACCAAAAACAGCCATTATACTTTTTATCATACTATTTATCATTGGGGTTGCAGCTGGTATCCTTGTGGATAAAGTTTACAAAGGAGATAAAAGACCTTTTGCCCCTGAAGAGTTCAAGTTGCACGATGAGTGCTGTCACGAAAAACACGACCACACTTCCCACCACCCTGTAAAAGAGACAAAGAGAAGTATGACAAGGGAGAGGATTATTATAATGGCAGGTATTGCTATTTTTATTGTAGCAGTTTTCGCGGGAATACTTGAGCACGATCATGCATCTCATGCTGCCGAAACTGTTACTGTTACTACTTCTGATGTTCATATTCATGACCATGATGGGGATCATAATCACTTACACGATCACGACCATGCTATTGCTGATGCAGAACACTCTCACCAGAGTTTTGATATCTTTTCAGAAAGGTGGATGAATCTGCTCTTTGCAGGAGTGAGTATATTTCTGCTTTTCCTGACAGCAAGAGCAGGAGACCATTTTATCAGGGAGCACCTCTGGGGCCATGTTGTAAAGAAACACTTTAAATCAATTTTCCTCTGGACATTTGGTGCACTTCTGATCATTCACTTTGGAATGCAGTTTCTGGATATTGAACACTGGCTCAGAGATAATATAATCCTAATGATTCTGCTTGCTGTTCTCATTGGGATTATACCAGAATCCGGGCCTCATATGGTGTTTATTACTCTGTTTGCAGGTGGCCTTATACCATTCTCGGTACTACTTGCCAGCTCTATTGCCCAGGATGGTCATACAGCCCTGCCACTCCTTGCAGAAAGCAAAAAAGGCTTTGTACTCGCCAAAGCCATCAATATTACAATTGGATTCGTTATTGGATTAGCAGTTCACCTGGCCGGATTTTAA
- the rho gene encoding transcription termination factor Rho yields the protein MYDIKELSNKGLDDLFAIAEELKLSNFKKFSKEELVYEILDEQARVGSKSGTPLIVKKPQPQIINQKQNKRGPKKREDNLKKPAADAPVKPASVIPSAAPSASPSVVLSVAPAPATENTPAVAQSNASVSAQNASAKKGDDSKGERKRGRPARKRAPESEVKVLPNPVASDAEIAAIVAVTKEIREENNKPKTVKEFVNKAVKEDATPVADSVRAEKITEKIDNESSQVAPVQGQQQNTPNNNEARDKKPKENQVRPKIEFEGEVEATGVLEIMPDGYGFLRSSDYNYLNSPDDIYVSQSQIKLYGLKTGDTLTGEIKPPREGDKYFPLVKVKQINGRSPEFIRDRVPFDFLTPLFPEEKFDITSNGHNNMSTRVVDLFAPIGKGQRGLIVAQPKTGKTVLLKDIANAIADNHPEVYMIVLLIDERPEEVTDMQRSVKGEVIASTFDEPAERHVKVANIVLEKAKRLVECGHDVVILLDSITRLARAFNTVQPASGKVLSGGVDANALHKPKRFFGAARNIENGGSLTIIATALTETGSKMDEVIFEEFKGTGNMELQLDRKLSNKRIFPAVDVTLSSTRRDDLLFDKETLNRIWILRNYLADMNSVEAMEFMKTRLLRTDNNMEFLISMNGE from the coding sequence TATTGGATGAGCAGGCCAGAGTGGGTAGCAAATCAGGCACCCCGTTGATTGTAAAGAAACCTCAGCCACAAATAATTAATCAGAAACAAAATAAAAGGGGTCCTAAAAAGAGAGAGGATAACTTAAAGAAACCAGCTGCAGATGCTCCTGTTAAGCCAGCATCGGTTATCCCTTCAGCTGCACCTTCAGCTTCTCCTTCGGTGGTTCTTTCAGTTGCACCTGCACCTGCTACGGAGAATACTCCAGCTGTAGCTCAATCAAATGCTTCAGTGAGTGCCCAGAATGCATCTGCTAAAAAGGGAGATGATTCCAAAGGGGAGAGAAAGAGAGGAAGACCTGCAAGAAAAAGGGCTCCTGAGTCAGAGGTTAAGGTTCTGCCTAATCCTGTGGCATCAGATGCAGAGATTGCAGCTATTGTTGCTGTAACTAAGGAGATTAGAGAGGAAAACAACAAACCAAAGACTGTAAAGGAGTTTGTTAATAAAGCTGTGAAAGAGGATGCCACTCCTGTGGCTGATAGTGTTAGAGCTGAAAAAATCACTGAAAAGATTGATAATGAGTCTTCTCAGGTAGCACCTGTTCAGGGGCAGCAGCAAAATACTCCAAATAATAATGAGGCCAGAGATAAAAAACCTAAAGAGAATCAAGTAAGACCAAAAATTGAATTTGAGGGAGAGGTTGAGGCTACCGGTGTTCTTGAGATAATGCCGGACGGGTATGGATTTCTAAGGTCATCAGATTACAACTATCTGAACTCTCCGGATGATATCTATGTCTCACAATCTCAGATTAAACTATACGGACTTAAGACCGGAGATACTCTTACAGGTGAGATTAAACCACCAAGAGAGGGGGATAAATACTTTCCTCTTGTAAAGGTAAAGCAGATAAACGGCAGAAGTCCCGAATTCATAAGAGATAGGGTCCCATTTGATTTTCTTACACCTCTCTTTCCGGAAGAGAAGTTTGATATTACATCAAATGGTCATAACAATATGTCAACAAGGGTTGTTGATCTGTTTGCTCCAATTGGTAAGGGGCAGCGTGGTCTGATTGTAGCTCAGCCTAAAACTGGAAAGACTGTTCTTCTGAAGGATATTGCAAATGCTATTGCTGATAACCATCCGGAAGTTTACATGATTGTTCTGTTAATAGATGAGAGACCTGAAGAGGTTACAGATATGCAGAGAAGTGTAAAGGGAGAGGTTATTGCTTCTACTTTTGACGAACCGGCCGAGAGGCATGTAAAGGTTGCAAATATTGTACTTGAGAAGGCGAAGAGATTGGTTGAGTGTGGACATGATGTCGTAATTCTTCTGGATTCAATTACCCGTCTTGCAAGGGCCTTTAATACTGTTCAGCCCGCTTCCGGAAAGGTTCTCAGCGGAGGTGTGGATGCAAATGCACTTCATAAACCAAAAAGGTTCTTTGGAGCTGCCAGAAATATTGAAAATGGAGGATCGCTGACAATTATTGCTACTGCACTTACAGAGACAGGTTCAAAAATGGATGAGGTGATTTTTGAGGAGTTTAAAGGAACCGGTAATATGGAGCTTCAGCTTGACAGGAAACTCTCTAATAAAAGGATATTCCCTGCTGTTGATGTTACTTTAAGTAGTACAAGAAGAGATGATCTTCTCTTTGATAAGGAGACTCTTAACAGGATATGGATCCTTAGAAACTATCTTGCTGATATGAACTCTGTGGAGGCAATGGAGTTTATGAAAACAAGACTGTTGAGGACAGATAATAATATGGAGTTTTTAATCTCCATGAATGGGGAGTAG